The region AGCACCTACAAAAGCTGTTATTCAACAAGCCTCATAAGAAGCACAGGCTTGGAGAAAATTGATTTCAGTAGTAAAAACATTCATAGATTTGCATTATGTCTGTTCTATCAATAGATTTGTATCAGATTGATCTGAGATACTAACGCTGGAGGGCCAGCATGACACTACTTTGCAGTCTGTTCAAAACACAGATAATAGTAATAAATTACATTCAAAGTTTagagcaaaaccaggaaaactCACCGGCGTCTTTCCGTTTCCCTGATTTCTCGCTCCCTCTGTCTCTGACGTTCACGTTCTCGCTGCTCTTTGATTTTATCAAATGATAAAatatcttgtttttctttgctctcaGACTTCCGATCCTGGCTTTTTGTACTCTGTGTTAAATCAAAACAATACGTTAGCTGAACACTGCGCATTTTGAGCTGAAATTCCTAGGCCTACCTTATGCCAACCTGAACAAAACAGACTACAGAGGTAAATAATGTTAGAATTCCGTGGAAAAGTAGGTTGGGGAAAAGTACCCTAAATTTGGCAAGAGCTTGTAAAGagtttaaatatataaaatataggGGCACACGAACTGGCTCACACCGGTGGCAAACGATACACCACTGCAAAGGTCACCACACTCCACGGCAGGGAAACACATCATGTTAACACCACTTTCGAATTACAACTCTACTTCTTCAACTAGGGCAGCAGCGACAAAAGCTATAAAGAAGGTGACGCATAAACATTTACCTTTGCAGCATCATTAACACCCTAATGCTTTCTGAAAAGTGATAAAAGGGTAACTGTTCCCAATAtgcaaggcaaaaaaacccttcagcTACATGCATATAAAGCTATTTGACAtctattttattacagaaaggCTTCTCTGAAAATTGTACTTACCCTCTCCTTTGATGTAGAGGTTTTCACACTAATAACTGGTTCTCCTTTAGATTTATCCATTACCACTGTCCTTTCAGTTCCTCGACTtgctagaaaacaaaatacatctgAGCATAAATAATATGCAAGACATTCAAACATTCCTGTGAGACTTAGAACTGTCAAGATACTAAGcagtaaaatgttattttgttgaGGCTTTAAACTTATGGAAGAATACATTGACGGTTTAACTAGCTTGTCAAGATTTAGCCGAGTTGGGCATGAGGGCAGTAGAGTGATCATAAAACTATGTGAGTGTTTTCTGGCAGGGATGACAGTTAAAAGACAGCAAATTTAATGTCATTCTTCTGTCTGCAAAATGCACCCTTTGCCAcagtttaaaaaccaaaccaaaccaaacagtaTCCttgaaaacacttctgaaaggCAGCTACAAGTACCTGATTTGTTTGCCCTGGATCTATCAGAGGATCCGGCCTTTTgttcatctttctcttttccttctttttcgtcttttccatctttttctgatttcttaacATCATCTTTTTTGTCggtcttctcctccttcttagTACCAACAGACCTAGAGGTAAACTTTGCTTTAATAGAGAACCTGACAAAAAGTGCTATATAACCACTCTGGTCAGGCCAACTATgccaaaaaataagaaaaaagaaaaaccaacaacacTCAACACAAAAACACTCAAAAAAATACTAACCATGCAAACAGTCCATCAAAACGACAGACTAAATCCTGGAAATATTTGTTAGTTCAAAGAGCAGGCTAAGCCAGTGTCAGATCAGAGGACAAACTACTCTGATCAAAATAATGGTTTATCTAGAAACAAGTTGATTTGGTGTCTCCTGATATACCAGACAAGTTTTGATACTAAACACTGACGAACTCTCTATTTCTGAAGAGTGGGTCAATTAAGATGCACTTACTGCAAATGTCATTTTTCCAAGTATTACTCCTATTTCAGATGCAGTATAAAGCAGTGAATTGAGATTACAATTACTGTTCACTTTGGTCACATATGCATTTTAAACATcgaaaaaaatacaaaaaccacTTTACTTCTCCAATTTGGATTCTGCAGAATGATGcctgtctttttccttccttgtttcACCTTCCTTTTTGTCTGATGGCTTTTTCCCGGCTGGTTCATTTTTTGCCTAGAATTttaaccagaaatatttttataataagaGACAAGACATCAAGCTTGCACAGTTCTATTTTCATTACACTGTCGTAAAACAGCTGCCACTTACCTTTTCTACAGAAATCATTTTTCCATGCAGCTCTGTCCTGTGGAGGTGATTAATACACTTAGTGGCTTCTTCAGATGTCGACATGGTAACAAAGCCGTAACAGCGAGCACCAGGGCTGCGAGCGTTCGTCACCACTTTTGCACCAACCACcttcggggaaaaaaaattattttgtgtttgctaGCACTGAAGAACAGATGGAAAACTGCCCTCAAAGATGAGATTTCTCAAATGGATACCCCTTGAAATGGAACCGTTTAAAACTGGACACCCAAGACGTACCATTGGACTGTAGCACACTAGAGGAGAACCCACCGGTCTCTCCTGTCGAGAACTGCCTCATTTTTACAGATACCTGCCCAGAGATTCTCTGAATCCTGGATTTCTATCCACTCCCTTGCCTTTCCATTTCAGACAACCTTCTTTATGAAGTATGCTGCTTTCAGATACAgtttcaaaagaacaaaacaaagctatGTGCTTAGCCTACCCAGTTATTCATTAGGAAAAATAAGAGCTAAATTTAAGGTCATCCTTTTCAATTAATAAAATGCTTAATTAATTTACACACCCACTCCGTACCTTTCCATACTTGCTGAAAAGATTCTTCAAGTCTGTAGCTCTAGTAGAGGAAGAGAGTCCACTAACCCACAAATTCCTGCCAGAGCCACCACCCGCACGGCCTAAGGAACAAAAACGCCAAACATATAAGACTGTGTAACACAAGACTGCAACAGGGAAAAAGTAATTGCCCTAGAAACCCCACTGGCTTTTCTTCATAAACCTTTGCAAATGCAATTTTACTTCTACCTCTTCCAATCAATCTTAAAATCAAGACACATCACAGCCAACTTCTGAACTCCGTGCCTGATGTGCATTTGAACAGTCTTAATGAGTTCTGATCTAAATCTTGTATTCCTATACTTCAGCCACTTTTATGAGAATTAAAAAGTATTACATGTTCATTCACTAGagacttaaaaaaccccaactttgtCAGTTAATAAGGTTACAGAAGTTACATAAACTGAAATTTACAATTCCTGCTTTGAAGGTTTGTTACAACTGCATTGAGGGTTGACAGAATTAACAGGCCAAACCAGAACTGCCACACAGAGCATAAACCTATAGATTTAGGCATCTGTTAAGATTTTTCAGACAAATCCTGGTCTTGTCAGTACCCATCACCATTCACAAAGCTAGTGGGACTCCAACACAGCTATTAGAGTGAAAAATACGCATGCTTAGCGAATTAACAGGACACAAATAATGAGCAAAGCAAGAAAGGCAAGTAAAAAAGCGAGCGGAACTATTACTCCATTTGCTCCTTTGAATGCTCACTTACTATAATTGACTCACAAATAATGGTTAAATTGGACCCcgtaacatttttttccaagtcatttgtatttatttttaataaacatacCTTTGTCATCTTTTGAGATTATCTTTGTATCTCTGTCCTCCTCAACAGGGCTAAAGACAAAACACCACATTACTCAGCCGACCATATGCAAAAAGAACGTTAATTCTAGATTTTGCACTAAAATTGGATACCTACCAGTAAATTAGTTCTGAAATAAACACTGTCTTTCCAAATTTATAGAAGAGTGACAGGAAATATGGGATTTGTATCCTTACAtagaaaattctgttttgtgGATGACAGAAATAAGAGTAATTTAAGGAAACAACCTTTGAAGgttgaggaaggaaggaaatcaaACCCTctgtctttagaaaaaaatatctgcacatgaagaaataaaacagactcTTTAGGAATAGGCTACAATTTCATCAGTCTCGGTGGCCAATTGAAGGAAACCGCTTATGCGCATCACTTAACGACCAATGAAAAAAGATAGCATCTGGTCTAGAAcggagaaaaaacaaacctctttttCTGATCACCGCCCTCACTGGCTGAGGACTCTTTAGTAGCAGGGGATTCCTCAGAATTagctttgtcttctgttttcttgacaTCTTCTTTGCCTTCTTGGCCTTCGGGACCTGCGCCTTTTGCCGCTGTTCCCCCACTAGAGGCTTCCAGGCCTTGGGAGCATTTGCTACTCTGATCGCTTGGGGTCTCTACCACTAAAGAGCCACAGTCCGGTTTCTCTTCCTCTAGCGTCTGTTCACTTGTCTCCCCTTTCGCTACAACTAAACGCTTTGCTTCCTTCCTTGCCAAAGCTTGTGCCGATTTGCTGTCCAAATCTAAAGCATCTTCCTCCACCTGAGCGGCAGCAAGAGCGTCCTCTTCCTCCGCCAGCCTCTTGCCTGGCACCGCGTTACTTGCTTCCTGCGCATGTGGCCGCTCCGCTTCGGAAGTTTCTTCGTTAAGTACTTCAGATTTACAAGTTTCCCCCAAAATGTCgagtattttctcattttctacgGATTTAACAGGAATAGAATGGCACAAGATTTAATCACCAGGGAAATACAGCAATCACAAATGTGGAACTGGCATGGCTGCCACACTAACACCAAGAGAACTTCTAAGCTACACAGAGATTGGAAAACCCTAAGTGTACACAGTGTGCAAAGTACCGCGCTACCTGCTGTCTCACAAACTACCAAACCAGCCCTACAGTGttaacagggaagaaaaatgcccCCAGATTTAACAAAAACCTTCTGGCTGTTCCTGGATATTCTTCACCAAACGGTTCAGCTCTGTTTCTTCTCTAGTTAGCTTCCAGAGTCCGAGACGCTTAACTGAACGTATCAAGGCACTGAGGgttcaatttttaaatttctgtgaaatCCTTTTAGAGCAGACAGTCCAACATGAGAACTGGGCATCTTCTGATGGTGCATGAGAGTGTTTGCAGTCCAGAAAGCGAATAGGATCTGTCGAAAATTCCTGGGATGACAGTGAATTCCTTCTTCTGTATCCAGTCACTCTTTAACTTGTGTTCTGTGCCAGAGCTTTTTATTACCTACGCTCCTCTACTTATATCCATAGAACTACAGTACTGTGTGATATCACAAGATCTGTTTTCAGAACCTTTACATCTTTAAGGATCATTCTTTAACTCTGCTGTAGGTAATAGTTCTACAGAACCATTTCATCACATGAAAGACATGTTTTCAAAAAGCACTTATTCACAGATCTGGTGATATGACTGGGTTTCCAATCTCTATGACCCTGCATGACCTGGATTGTCCACCATAATAATGTACACTACagtaatgcattaaaaaaaaaaaaaaaaacaagaaaaaaaaacaaaaagaaaaaccacaccaaaaaacccacaggggAACAGAAAGAATTAAATGAAGAATGAAACTGCTTCAAcgctcaggattttttttccatttagataaaaccaaccaaacaaaataaagcccACCACAGTACCTGGCTCCAAAGGTAACTCTTCAAGATCCTGCaacaagaaag is a window of Caloenas nicobarica isolate bCalNic1 chromosome 27, bCalNic1.hap1, whole genome shotgun sequence DNA encoding:
- the SAFB gene encoding scaffold attachment factor B1 isoform X6 translates to MADSQSAAGQGESPSLGGSGLPGSEPENRRRLSELRVIDLRAELKRRSLDSGGNKSVLLQRLRKAIEEEGGNPDEIPVVSENIMKKTPKRSSSKGRRADEEGGEDNGLEEDSGDGQVEVEDVGNNVDASSSDVTIIKDLEELPLEPENEKILDILGETCKSEVLNEETSEAERPHAQEASNAVPGKRLAEEEDALAAAQVEEDALDLDSKSAQALARKEAKRLVVAKGETSEQTLEEEKPDCGSLVVETPSDQSSKCSQGLEASSGGTAAKGAGPEGQEGKEDVKKTEDKANSEESPATKESSASEGGDQKKSPVEEDRDTKIISKDDKGRAGGGSGRNLWVSGLSSSTRATDLKNLFSKYGKVVGAKVVTNARSPGARCYGFVTMSTSEEATKCINHLHRTELHGKMISVEKAKNEPAGKKPSDKKEGETRKEKDRHHSAESKLEKSVGTKKEEKTDKKDDVKKSEKDGKDEKEGKEKDEQKAGSSDRSRANKSASRGTERTVVMDKSKGEPVISVKTSTSKERSTKSQDRKSESKEKQDILSFDKIKEQRERERQRQREREIRETERRRERERREREQRLQAIHERDERQRLQRERERLEFQRQRLDRERLERERLERERMHIEQERRREQERIQREREELRRQQEQLRYEQERRSAMRRPYDPDSRRDDLYWPEAKRMAMDDRYHSEFSRQDRFHDFDHRDRGRYQDHCLDRRDGSRGIPDRDGQHYPDERHGGPDRHSRDSWGGYGSDRRMSEGRGIPPQPRDGRDWGDHGRKLEGHQDRSWQGNVAGGVMGRDHERWQGGDRSMPGQSGPGHVMNRGGMSGRGGFAGTQSAGGPGGLQVFAAPERTDRATELRFTRRY